In the Puntigrus tetrazona isolate hp1 chromosome 9, ASM1883169v1, whole genome shotgun sequence genome, one interval contains:
- the umps gene encoding uridine 5'-monophosphate synthase produces MAGRVEMCDSSLSLDSLILSLHDIQAVKFGTFKLKSGLTSPIYFDLRVIVSHPALMNQVADLLHKRAEDAGVEFESVCGVPYTALPLATIICSTKHYPMLIRRKEAKDYGTKRLIEGIIHPGDRCLIVEDVVTSGSSVLETAEVLEKEGLKITDAVVLMDREQGGSARLADRGITLHSIVSVSRLLDVLLKAGRIDAATSQNVERFIQENNTYISAEQNGLSAPKKSRKELSYGARAALPDTHPLAVRLLKITEDKKSNLCVSADVTRSEELLEIADTLGPLICVLKTHVDILQDFTADVASGLKELAIKHNFLIFEDRKFADIGNTVKHQYEGGLYRISSWAHIINAHALPGPGVLQGLGAVGKPLGHGCLLIAQMSSQGSLATGDYTQAVVKMAEDHTDFVFGFISGSKISEKPGLVHMTPGVQMLTGGDGLGQQYSSPEDVICTKGSDIIIVGRGILASSDRIRAAEQYKMAGWQAYLKRLSQAS; encoded by the exons ATGGCTGGTCGAGTCGAAATGTGTGACAGTAGCCTTAGTCTGGATAGTTTAATCCTTAGTCTGCACGACATCCAAGCGGTCAAGTTTGGGACTTTTAAGCTAAAGAGCGGACTCACTTCACCGATATATTTTGACCTTAGAGTAATAGTTTCTCATCCAGCCTTGATGAACCAG GTGGCAGATCTTCTTCATAAGCGTGCTGAGGATGCGGGAGTTGAGTTTGAAAGTGTGTGCGGCGTCCCTTACACAGCTCTTCCTCTGGCCACCATCATCTGCTCTACCAAACACTACCCCATGCTTATTCGGCGAAAGGAGGCAAAGGACTATG GAACGAAACGTCTCATCGAGGGAATCATCCACCCCGGTGACAGATGTCTGATCGTCGAGGATGTCGTGACCAGTGGTAGCAGTGTTCTAGAGACCGCTGAGGTGCTCGAGAAGGAAGGTCTGAAGATCACAGACGCTGTCGTGTTAATGGACAGAGAGCAGGGAGGCAGTGCCAGGCTAGCTGACCGCGGCATCACTCTTCATTCAATCGTTTCTGTCTCCAGGCTTCTGGATGTGTTGCTTAAAGCTGGTCGAATAGACGCTGCCACTTCTCAGAACGTCGAGAGGTTCATTCAGGAAAATAACACCTACATATCAGCCGAGCAGAATGGGCTCTCGGCTCCTAAAAAGAGCCGTAAGGAGCTCAGCTATGGGGCTCGGGCTGCATTGCCAGACACCCACCCTCTCGCTGTCCGCCTGCTGAAGATCACGGAGGACAAGAAGAgcaatctgtgtgtgtctgcagatGTGACTCGCTCTGAGGAGCTGCTGGAGATAGCGGATACGCTGGGGCCACTGATTTGCGTGTTGAAGACTCATGTGGACATTCTGCAGGACTTCACTGCTGATGTCGCCAGCGGCCTGAAAGAGTTGGCTATAAAACACAACTTCCTGATTTTTGAGGATCGCAAGTTTGCAGACATTGGAAACACGGTCAAGCATCAGTATGAAG GCGGTCTCTATAGGATCTCCTCATGGGCTCACATCATTAATGCCCACGCGTTGCCAGGTCCGGGTGTGCTGCAGGGTCTCGGTGCAGTTGGCAAGCCTCTGGGTCACGGCTGTTTGCTCATTGCTCAGATGAGCTCGCAGGGTTCCCTAGCAACAGGAGATTACACTCAAGCAGTG gtCAAGATGGCTGAAGACCATACAGATTTTGTGTTTGGATTCATAAGTGGATCAAAGATCAGTGAGAAGCCTGGTCTGGTTCACATGACTCCAGGAGTGCAAATGCTGACAGGAG GGGATGGACTTGGACAGCAGTATTCAAGTCCAGAAGATGTGATCTGCACCAAAGGCTCTGATATCATCATTGTGGGACGTGGTATTCTTGCCAGCTCAGATCGGATCAGAGCTGCAGAACAATACAAAATGGCAGGCTGGCAGGCATATCTGAAAAGACTCTCACAGGCCAGCTGA